The DNA segment AGCTCCCGGTCGCGAGCGAGACGAGGTCGCCGAAGGCATCGGATGCCGCGGCATCCGTCTCGGACCCGCCGGCCCCGCTCATGCCGCCGCCGCCCATGACCGCGCCGAGGTCGGGCAGCCCGAGCTCGGAGCGCTGCTCGATCGTGCCGGACAGCGCCTCGACCTCGCCCGCCTTCGCGAAGGCGACGAGCTCTTCAGGAGTCATGTCGGGCAGGTCGACCGACGCGTTCGCCTGAATCGGCACCAGGACGGCCACCGCGATCGCGACGGGCACGCCGACGGCGGGAACGACGGTGCGGGCTCGGAACCGGGACGGCCCCGTGCGACGTGGGCTCATGCCTCTCAGGCTACGCCCGCCCGGATCGGTCGGGCCCGCTCCGGGGCGAATTCGCAGCCTGGGCGAGCGCACGCGCGCATCGCAACCCCATTGCCCGGTGTCACGTCCGGGGCTAGCGTGGGCGGCATCCGCATGTAACCATTTCGGGGGGTTCTCCATGGTCGACACCGCTGTCCGCCCTCGCTCCGCGCTTCGGCGCGCGGGCATCATCGCCGCCACCGCACTCGCGGCAGGGGGCCTCGTCGCAGCCGCCCCGGCGGTTGCGCTGCCGAGCGCCGCCCCACCCGGAGCGAGCACCACCGCGGGCAGACCCGCCCCGCCGGCACTCGCGACCTCGACCGGGTACGGCGGCGCCGTGACCTCCGTCGACGCCGAGGCCAGCCGGATCGGACTCGAGGTGCTCCGCAAGGGCGGCAACGCGGCCGACGCCGCGGTCGCGACGGCCGCGGCGCTCGGCGTCACCGAGCCGTACAGCGCCGGCATCGGCGGTGGCGGGTACTTCGTGCACTTCGACGCCGCCACCGGCGAGGTGACCACGATCGACGGTCGCGAGACGGCTCCGGCCGCCATGGAGAGCGACGCCTTCATCGACCCGGCGACGGGCACGCCGTACGCCTTCGCGAACGCCGTGTCGTCCGGCCTCTCGGTCGGCGTGCCCGGCACGCTCGCGACGTGGGAGACCGCGCTCGACGAGTTCGGCACCGAATCGCTGAAGGAGATGCTCAAGCCGTCCATCCTGCTCGCGACACGCGGGTTCGCCGTCGACGAGACGTTCCGGGCCCAGACGGCCGCGAACGAGGCGCGCTTCGCGCAGTTCCCGGCCACGGCCGAACTCTTCCTGCCCGGTGGCGAGCTCCCGGTCGTCGGCTCGACGTTCCGGAACCCCGACCTCGCGAAGACGCTCCGCGAGATCGCGCTCGAGGGCACCGACGCGTTCTACGACGGCGCGATCGCCGACGAGATCGCCGCGCTCGTGCAGGACCCGGTCACCACCGAGGGCGCGACGCTGCCCGCCTACCCGGGCTCCATCACCACGGCCGACCTCGCCGGCTACGAGACGCTGATGCAGGACCCGACGCACGTCGAGTACCGGGGCCTCGACGTGTACGGCATGGCTCCCTCGTCGTCGGGCGGCACGACCGTGGGCGAGTCGCTGAACATCCTCGAGAACTTCGAGCCGACGGCGGATGACCCGGGGCAGGCGCTCCACCTGTACCTCGAGTCGACCGCGCACGCGTTCGCCGACCGCAACGCCTACGTCGGCGACCCGGCGTTCGTCGATGTGCCGACCGAGACCCTGCTCAGCCAGGAGTTCGCGGACGCTCGCGCGTGCGCCATCGATCCTGGCGCGGCATCCGTCAAGCCCGTCGCACCCGGAGCGCTCGACGCGACGGGATGCGCCACCGCCGCCTCGGCCGAGCGCGCGGACACCGAGAACATCTCGACCACGCACCTCTCGGTCGTCGACCGGTGGGGCGACGCCGTCGCGTACACGCTCACGATCGAGCAGACCGGCGGGTCTGGCATGACCGTGCCCGGGCGCGGGTTCCTGCTCAACAACGAGCTGACCGACTTCAGCTTCGTGCCGAACCCCGACGACCCGAACATCGTCGAACCCGGCAAGCGCCCGCGCTCGTCGATGTCGCCGACGATCGTGCTCGAGGACGGCGACGTGCGCTACGTCCTCGGCTCGCCGGGCGGTTCGACGATCATCACGACCGTCGTGCAGATCCTGCTCAACCGGATCGACCTCGGCATGACCATGCCCGAGGCGGTCGCCGCACCGCGCGCGACGCAGCGCAACACCGCTGCGACGCTCGCCGAGGCCGACTTCATCGCCGAGTACGCCGACGACCTCGCGCCGTACGGCCAGGCGCTCTCTCCGACCGGCGAGATCGGCGCGGCCGCGACCATCGAGGTGGATGCCGACGGGCTCATGACCGCTGCGGCCGAGCCCGAGCGCCGCGGCGGCGGCACCGGGCTCGTGCTCGAGCCGGCCGGCTGAGCGCGCGTCGCGCGGGCCCGCTGCGGCGCGGGCCCGCGCGACCTCGCGTCAGGCGCCGGGAAGCGCCCGCAGCCGCGGCGCGAGGTCGCGCTCGAACAGCTGCAGGAACCGGCGCTGGTCGTGACCGGGCGCGTGGAACACGAGGTGGTTGAAGCCCCAGTCCACGTACTGCCCGATCTGCGCCACGACCGCGTCGGGGTCGGTGCCGACGATCCAGCGCTTCGCGATCTGCTCGATCGGCAGGGCGTCGGCGGCGCGCTCCATCTCGACGGGGTCGGTGATGTCGTGCTTCTGCTCCTTCGACAGCGACAGCGGCGACCAGAACCGGGTGTTGTCGAGCGCGGCCTCCTCGGTCTCCTCGTACGACAGCTTGATCTCGATCATGCGGTCGTACTGATCGAAGGTGAGGCCGTCGCTGCGTGCCGCGAGCCCCTCCTTGATCGCGGGGATGAGCTGGTCGACGTACAGCTCCGCGCCCTTGCCGGACGTGCAGATGAACCCGTCGCCCGCACGCGCCGCGTACTTGGCGACCTGGGGGCCGCCCGCGGCGATGTACACCGGAACGGGCGTCTCGGGGCGGTCGTAGATCGAGGCGTCGTGCGTCGAGTAGTACTCGCCCTCGAAGCTGACCTGGCCCTCCTGCGTCCAGAGCGCGCGCATGAGGCGCACCGACTCGCGCAGCCGCGCGTAGCGCTCGCGGAACTCGGGCCAGTCCTGCTCGCCCGCGCCGCGGAACCCGGTCGCGATCTCGTTGAGGGCCTCGCCCGAGCCGAAGCCGCCGATGATGCGGTTCGGGTACATGACGCCGAGCGAGGCGAACGCCTGCGCGAGCACCGCGGGGTTGTAGCGGAAGGTCGGCGTCATGACGCTCGTGCCGATCTTCACGCTCGACGTGCGCTCGCCGACGGCGGCCATCCAGGTGAGCGAGAACGGCGCGTGCCCGCCGGTGTGGCGCCAGGGCTGGAAGTGGTCGCTGGCCCAGACCGATTCCATGCCGTGGGCCTCGGCCGCGACGGCGATCTCGACGAGTTCGCGCGGGTCGAACTGCTCGGCGCTGGCCTTGTATCCGAGGGTCAGGGTCACGATGCTGCCTTCCTGTCTGCGCCGTCCGGCGCGGTTGCGGCGCCCTGGGGCGCGGTCGATGGGTCTGACGGATGCCGCGTGCCGGAGCGGTCGACGACGCTGCGGTCCACGATGCTGCGGACGGCGATCGTCGTGCGCGGTCCGACGCCGAGCGCGACGGCGT comes from the Agromyces marinus genome and includes:
- the ggt gene encoding gamma-glutamyltransferase: MVDTAVRPRSALRRAGIIAATALAAGGLVAAAPAVALPSAAPPGASTTAGRPAPPALATSTGYGGAVTSVDAEASRIGLEVLRKGGNAADAAVATAAALGVTEPYSAGIGGGGYFVHFDAATGEVTTIDGRETAPAAMESDAFIDPATGTPYAFANAVSSGLSVGVPGTLATWETALDEFGTESLKEMLKPSILLATRGFAVDETFRAQTAANEARFAQFPATAELFLPGGELPVVGSTFRNPDLAKTLREIALEGTDAFYDGAIADEIAALVQDPVTTEGATLPAYPGSITTADLAGYETLMQDPTHVEYRGLDVYGMAPSSSGGTTVGESLNILENFEPTADDPGQALHLYLESTAHAFADRNAYVGDPAFVDVPTETLLSQEFADARACAIDPGAASVKPVAPGALDATGCATAASAERADTENISTTHLSVVDRWGDAVAYTLTIEQTGGSGMTVPGRGFLLNNELTDFSFVPNPDDPNIVEPGKRPRSSMSPTIVLEDGDVRYVLGSPGGSTIITTVVQILLNRIDLGMTMPEAVAAPRATQRNTAATLAEADFIAEYADDLAPYGQALSPTGEIGAAATIEVDADGLMTAAAEPERRGGGTGLVLEPAG
- the fgd gene encoding glucose-6-phosphate dehydrogenase (coenzyme-F420), with translation MTLTLGYKASAEQFDPRELVEIAVAAEAHGMESVWASDHFQPWRHTGGHAPFSLTWMAAVGERTSSVKIGTSVMTPTFRYNPAVLAQAFASLGVMYPNRIIGGFGSGEALNEIATGFRGAGEQDWPEFRERYARLRESVRLMRALWTQEGQVSFEGEYYSTHDASIYDRPETPVPVYIAAGGPQVAKYAARAGDGFICTSGKGAELYVDQLIPAIKEGLAARSDGLTFDQYDRMIEIKLSYEETEEAALDNTRFWSPLSLSKEQKHDITDPVEMERAADALPIEQIAKRWIVGTDPDAVVAQIGQYVDWGFNHLVFHAPGHDQRRFLQLFERDLAPRLRALPGA